A stretch of Gemmatimonadota bacterium DNA encodes these proteins:
- the maf gene encoding septum formation inhibitor Maf: MTGRSRSSWNAEPPRPRPARETGLGRQAGAPGEHPPLVLASGSPRRAQLLAMLGLRFEVVPAQVDESMQPGEEPAPHVERLAREKTGLIAARRPEALVVGSDTIVVVNGEVLGKPRDDQEALRMLLRLQGREHRVETGIAVAAPGGRMGSAVEGVMVRFRSFSRQTARDYVATGEPRDKAGAYGIQGYGAALVERIDGDFFAVMGLPVARLISLFEAVGWRYNFLGLRPV, translated from the coding sequence ATGACGGGCCGGTCACGCTCATCCTGGAACGCTGAGCCGCCGCGCCCCCGGCCTGCCCGGGAAACGGGCCTCGGGCGGCAGGCGGGTGCCCCCGGCGAGCACCCGCCTCTCGTGCTGGCCTCCGGCTCGCCCCGGCGCGCACAGCTCCTGGCGATGCTGGGCCTCCGCTTCGAGGTCGTCCCCGCGCAGGTGGACGAATCAATGCAGCCGGGCGAAGAACCGGCGCCGCACGTCGAGCGACTGGCGCGGGAAAAGACGGGCCTGATTGCTGCGCGGCGTCCTGAGGCACTGGTCGTGGGCAGCGATACTATCGTGGTCGTGAACGGCGAGGTGCTGGGCAAACCTCGCGACGACCAGGAGGCCCTCCGGATGCTGCTCCGGCTGCAGGGCCGGGAGCACCGCGTCGAGACCGGCATTGCCGTGGCCGCGCCGGGCGGGCGCATGGGCAGCGCCGTGGAGGGAGTTATGGTTCGATTCCGATCCTTCTCCCGGCAGACCGCGCGGGACTACGTGGCCACGGGCGAGCCCCGGGACAAGGCGGGCGCCTACGGCATCCAGGGGTACGGCGCGGCGCTCGTCGAGCGCATCGATGGCGACTTCTTTGCCGTCATGGGCCTGCCGGTCGCGCGCTTGATCTCCCTCTTCGAAGCCGTCGGCTGGCGGTACAACTTCCTGGGTTTGCGCCCGGTATGA